One genomic segment of Salvia splendens isolate huo1 unplaced genomic scaffold, SspV2 ctg307, whole genome shotgun sequence includes these proteins:
- the LOC121789673 gene encoding uncharacterized protein LOC121789673 codes for MGKGESYREEADNALTYEGRLCVPNDETLRNEIMSEAHETSYTTHPRSTKMHQDMKKQFWWDVMKKNIASFVERCLAYYDGQSKRTIQTLEDMLRVVVLDRGGNWELALPLIEFAYNNSYQATINMAIVLEEM; via the exons ATGGGGAAAGGAGAAAGTTATCGCGAAGAGGCGGATAACGCTCTCACTTATGAAGGAAGACTGTGTGTGCCCAACGACGAGACACTCAGaaatgagatcatgagtgaagctcatgagacgtCATACACTACCCACCCTAGAAGTACAAAAATGCATCAGGACATGAAGAAACAATTCTGGTGGGATGTCATGAAGAAGAATATAGCGtcgtttgtagaaagatgtCTGGCAT ACTATGATGGGCAGTCTAAGAGAACGATCCAGACTTTGGAAGATATGCTAAGAGTCGTTGTGCTCGACCGTGGAGGAAACTGGGAGCTAGCATTACCGCTCATAGAGTTTgcttacaacaacagttacCAGGCAACTATAAATATGGCCATTGTATTGGAAGAAATGTAg